The following coding sequences are from one Bacillus marinisedimentorum window:
- a CDS encoding adenylate kinase, with product MNLVLMGLPGAGKGTQAERIVEKYGVPHISTGDMFRAAIKEGTPLGLEAKSFMDKGELVPDEVTVGIVRDRLGKDDCRKGFLLDGFPRTTAQAEALEKLLSELERPIDHVIYIDVDKDILMERLTGRRICKNCGATYHVVFNPPAAEGKCDKCGGELYQREDDNEKTVANRLEVNLKQTQPLIDFYEGKGYLEKVNGDQDIDKVFEDVDSIIGGITK from the coding sequence ATGAACTTAGTGTTAATGGGTCTTCCCGGGGCCGGAAAAGGTACCCAGGCTGAACGCATCGTTGAAAAATACGGCGTCCCTCATATCTCGACTGGAGATATGTTCCGTGCAGCTATTAAAGAAGGAACTCCACTGGGTCTGGAAGCAAAATCCTTTATGGATAAAGGCGAACTCGTACCTGATGAAGTAACTGTTGGTATTGTTCGCGACCGTTTAGGAAAAGATGATTGCCGTAAGGGCTTTTTGTTGGATGGTTTTCCGCGCACGACAGCTCAGGCTGAAGCGCTGGAAAAACTGCTCAGTGAGCTGGAACGCCCGATAGATCACGTTATTTATATAGATGTTGATAAAGATATTTTAATGGAACGTCTAACTGGACGACGGATCTGCAAGAATTGTGGAGCAACTTATCACGTTGTGTTTAATCCACCGGCAGCAGAGGGGAAATGTGATAAGTGCGGTGGCGAGCTGTATCAACGTGAAGATGATAACGAAAAAACAGTGGCCAACCGTCTGGAAGTCAATTTGAAGCAAACGCAGCCTTTGATTGACTTTTATGAAGGAAAAGGTTATTTGGAAAAAGTGAACGGAGATCAGGATATCGATAAAGTCTTTGAAGATGTTGATTCCATTATTGGGGGAATCACTAAATGA
- the map gene encoding type I methionyl aminopeptidase: MIISKTPREIEIMREAGRIVALTHQELKKHIKPGVTTKELDAIAEKIIRENDAIPSFKGYNGFPGSVCASVNEELVHGIPGDRILKEGDIISIDIGAKYNGYHGDSAWTYGVGEISEENQRLLDVTEEALYKGLAEAKPKERLSNISHAIQTYVEENGFSIVKEYVGHGVGQDLHEDPQIPHYGPPNKGPRLKPGMVLAIEPMVNAGERYVRTLADNWTVVTEDGKMCAHFEHTIAITEIGYEILTKA; the protein is encoded by the coding sequence ATGATCATTAGTAAAACCCCGCGTGAGATTGAGATAATGCGTGAGGCCGGACGAATCGTCGCTTTGACACACCAGGAGCTCAAGAAGCATATTAAACCCGGCGTCACGACAAAAGAGCTGGATGCCATTGCGGAGAAGATAATTCGCGAAAACGATGCAATTCCGTCATTTAAAGGGTATAATGGTTTTCCGGGAAGTGTTTGTGCATCTGTCAACGAAGAATTGGTTCACGGCATTCCAGGTGACCGCATACTGAAGGAAGGCGATATCATCAGCATTGATATCGGTGCAAAGTATAATGGTTATCATGGTGATTCCGCCTGGACCTACGGAGTTGGAGAGATAAGCGAGGAAAACCAGCGTCTTCTCGATGTAACGGAAGAAGCTTTATATAAAGGGCTGGCGGAAGCCAAACCGAAAGAACGGTTATCCAACATCTCACATGCGATCCAGACCTATGTTGAAGAAAATGGGTTTTCCATTGTCAAAGAATATGTAGGGCACGGAGTGGGTCAGGACCTTCATGAGGATCCCCAAATCCCCCATTATGGTCCGCCGAATAAAGGACCGCGCTTGAAACCAGGAATGGTGCTGGCGATAGAACCAATGGTGAATGCCGGAGAGCGTTATGTGCGTACTCTGGCAGATAACTGGACTGTTGTAACAGAAGATGGTAAAATGTGTGCGCACTTCGAACACACGATTGCCATAACAGAAATCGGGTATGAAATACTAACAAAAGCCTAA
- a CDS encoding KOW domain-containing RNA-binding protein has protein sequence MSETETMPRLGQFVRILQGRDNGQYSVIIGIEDERIVLLADGDKRKYDRPKKKNVNHLELIDYVSPEVQSSIQETGRVTNSKLRYVMTRFLSEHSEVFVDEQVTDLKKGEQLDGER, from the coding sequence GTGAGTGAAACCGAGACGATGCCGCGGTTAGGGCAGTTTGTCCGTATCCTTCAAGGAAGGGATAACGGACAGTACAGTGTCATCATCGGTATTGAAGACGAACGGATCGTTTTGCTGGCAGACGGAGACAAACGAAAATATGACCGTCCCAAGAAGAAAAACGTAAATCACCTTGAGTTAATAGATTACGTATCTCCGGAAGTTCAGAGCAGTATCCAAGAAACGGGTCGTGTGACAAACTCGAAACTCCGGTATGTGATGACGCGTTTTTTGAGCGAGCATTCGGAAGTGTTTGTCGATGAACAAGTTACTGATTTGAAGAAGGGAGAGCAACTCGATGGCGAAAGATGA
- the infA gene encoding translation initiation factor IF-1, whose amino-acid sequence MAKDDVIEVEGTIVETLPNAMFKVELENGHTVLAHVSGKIRMHFIRILPGDKVTVELSPYDLSRGRITYRYK is encoded by the coding sequence ATGGCGAAAGATGATGTAATTGAAGTTGAAGGAACCATCGTTGAAACATTGCCTAACGCTATGTTCAAAGTAGAGCTGGAAAACGGGCACACCGTTCTTGCTCATGTATCGGGCAAAATCCGCATGCATTTCATCCGCATTTTGCCTGGAGATAAAGTTACTGTAGAATTATCTCCATATGATTTATCACGTGGCCGGATTACTTATCGCTACAAATAG
- the rpmJ gene encoding 50S ribosomal protein L36 — translation MKVRPSVKPICEKCKVIRRKGKVMVICENPKHKQKQG, via the coding sequence ATGAAAGTAAGACCATCAGTTAAACCAATCTGTGAAAAATGTAAGGTTATCCGCCGTAAAGGTAAAGTAATGGTTATCTGTGAAAATCCGAAACACAAACAAAAACAAGGTTAA
- the rpsM gene encoding 30S ribosomal protein S13, which translates to MARIAGVDIPREKRIVISLTYIFGIGKSKAQQILKEAGVSEDTRVRDLTEDELTKIREIVDTYKVEGDLRRETSLNIKRLIEIGSYRGMRHRRGLPVRGQGTKNNARTRKGPRRTVANKKK; encoded by the coding sequence ATGGCACGTATTGCTGGTGTAGATATTCCGCGTGAAAAGCGCATAGTAATCTCTCTCACATATATCTTTGGTATTGGGAAGTCGAAGGCTCAACAAATTTTGAAAGAAGCTGGTGTTTCTGAAGATACACGTGTGCGTGATCTAACGGAAGACGAGTTGACAAAAATTCGTGAAATCGTTGATACGTACAAGGTTGAAGGTGACCTTCGCCGTGAAACATCACTTAACATCAAACGTTTGATCGAAATCGGTTCTTACCGTGGAATGCGTCATCGCCGCGGTCTTCCAGTCCGTGGACAGGGCACAAAAAACAACGCACGTACGCGTAAGGGACCTCGCCGTACAGTAGCGAACAAGAAGAAGTAA
- the rpsK gene encoding 30S ribosomal protein S11, which translates to MARKTNTRKKRVKKNIESGIAHIRSTFNNTIVTITDTHGNAIAWSSAGALGFRGSRKSTPFAAQMAAETAAKASVDHGMKTLEVTVKGPGAGREAAIRALQAAGLEVTAIQDVTPVPHNGCRPPKRRRV; encoded by the coding sequence ATGGCACGTAAAACAAACACACGCAAAAAGCGCGTGAAAAAGAATATTGAGTCCGGAATTGCTCATATCCGTTCTACATTCAATAACACAATCGTTACGATCACTGATACCCATGGTAATGCAATAGCCTGGTCAAGTGCTGGTGCATTAGGTTTCAGAGGATCCCGTAAATCCACTCCTTTTGCGGCACAAATGGCTGCAGAAACAGCAGCTAAAGCTTCAGTTGATCATGGCATGAAAACTCTTGAGGTTACAGTTAAAGGACCTGGTGCCGGCCGTGAAGCTGCCATCCGCGCCCTTCAGGCTGCAGGCCTTGAAGTAACTGCAATCCAGGACGTAACGCCAGTTCCTCATAACGGCTGCCGCCCGCCAAAACGTCGACGCGTCTAA
- a CDS encoding DNA-directed RNA polymerase subunit alpha, with protein sequence MIEIEKPKIETVDVSDDGKFGKFVIEPLERGYGTTLGNSLRRILLSSLPGAAVTSIQIDGVLHEFSTIEGVVEDVTSIILNIKKLALKIYSDEEKTMEIDVKREGPVTAADITHDSDVEILNPDLHIATLSSSSANLHIRMTAQSGRGYSPADDNNTEDQPIGVIPIDSIYTPVARATYQVENTRVGQVSNYDKLTLDVWTDGSIRPEEAVSLGAKIMNEHLNIFIGLTDEAQNAEIMVEKEEDQKEKVLEMTIEELDLSVRSYNCLKRAGINTVQELSHKSEEDMMKVRNLGRKSLEEVKHKLHDLGLGLRKEE encoded by the coding sequence ATGATCGAAATTGAGAAACCAAAAATTGAAACGGTTGATGTCAGCGATGACGGCAAGTTTGGGAAATTTGTCATCGAACCGCTTGAACGTGGCTATGGTACCACATTAGGGAACTCCTTACGTCGTATCCTTTTATCTTCACTCCCTGGTGCCGCTGTAACATCTATTCAAATTGATGGGGTCCTTCATGAATTCTCAACAATTGAAGGTGTAGTGGAAGACGTCACTTCCATTATCTTGAACATTAAAAAACTCGCACTCAAAATCTACTCTGATGAAGAGAAGACGATGGAAATTGACGTGAAGCGCGAAGGTCCCGTTACTGCTGCGGATATTACGCATGACAGTGATGTAGAGATTTTGAATCCGGATCTTCATATTGCGACACTGTCATCCAGCAGCGCCAACCTTCACATACGTATGACTGCCCAGAGCGGCCGCGGCTATTCACCGGCTGATGATAACAATACGGAGGATCAGCCAATCGGCGTGATTCCGATTGATTCCATCTATACACCGGTTGCCCGTGCAACGTACCAGGTAGAAAATACACGTGTAGGCCAAGTGTCTAATTACGATAAATTAACCCTCGATGTATGGACAGATGGAAGTATTAGACCGGAAGAAGCCGTTTCTTTAGGTGCCAAGATCATGAATGAGCACCTGAACATCTTCATCGGCCTGACTGATGAAGCCCAAAATGCAGAAATCATGGTCGAAAAAGAAGAAGATCAAAAAGAAAAAGTTCTTGAGATGACAATTGAAGAACTGGACTTATCTGTCCGTTCATATAACTGCCTGAAGCGCGCTGGCATTAATACAGTTCAAGAGCTTTCCCATAAGTCTGAAGAGGACATGATGAAAGTCCGCAACCTCGGACGGAAATCTCTTGAAGAAGTAAAGCATAAACTTCATGACCTGGGACTCGGACTCCGTAAGGAAGAGTAG
- the rplQ gene encoding 50S ribosomal protein L17 encodes MAYQKLGRTSSQRKALLRDLATDLIINERIETTEAKAKELKSVVEKMITLGKRGDLHARRQASAFVRKETANEETGEDAIQKLFGDVASRYENRQGGYTRIMKLGPRRGDGAPMVIIELV; translated from the coding sequence ATGGCATATCAAAAACTGGGACGCACTAGTTCACAGCGTAAAGCACTTCTTCGTGACCTTGCGACAGACCTGATCATCAACGAGCGCATCGAAACAACTGAAGCGAAAGCGAAAGAGCTCAAGTCAGTTGTTGAAAAAATGATCACTCTCGGCAAGCGCGGTGATTTGCATGCGCGCCGTCAAGCTTCTGCTTTCGTTCGCAAGGAAACTGCAAACGAAGAGACTGGCGAAGATGCAATCCAAAAACTGTTCGGTGATGTCGCTTCTCGTTATGAAAACCGTCAAGGCGGATACACTCGTATCATGAAGCTTGGGCCTCGCCGCGGTGATGGTGCACCAATGGTTATTATCGAGCTTGTGTAA
- a CDS encoding energy-coupling factor ABC transporter ATP-binding protein, translating to MKELVSVKDVSFRYDREGKWAVNDVSFSVYESEWLAIVGHNGSGKSTLAKLMNGLLLPETGTVSVEGFSTAKETDIADIRRRLGVVFQNPDNQFVGTTVRDDVAFGLENNGVARDIMKKRIQESLKSVGMIEFLDQEPHHLSGGQKQRVAIAGIIALRPSIMILDEATSMLDPRGRLEVINTVRSLNDEGAITVISITHDLEEAAKADRVLVMNQGEVHAAGRAADIFSKEEELTQIGLDLPFSVKLSHELSRRGILSSGPYLSQEELVDALWKLKSQT from the coding sequence ATGAAAGAACTCGTTTCTGTAAAGGATGTAAGTTTTCGATATGACCGGGAAGGAAAATGGGCAGTAAATGACGTCAGTTTTTCCGTGTATGAAAGCGAGTGGCTGGCAATTGTCGGACATAACGGCTCCGGCAAGTCAACCCTTGCCAAGCTTATGAACGGCCTATTGCTTCCTGAAACCGGCACTGTATCAGTAGAAGGGTTCAGTACGGCCAAAGAAACCGATATAGCGGATATACGCCGCAGGCTGGGGGTCGTCTTCCAAAACCCCGATAATCAGTTTGTCGGGACAACAGTAAGGGATGATGTGGCTTTTGGTCTGGAAAACAACGGCGTCGCTCGAGATATCATGAAAAAACGGATTCAGGAAAGCCTTAAATCTGTCGGCATGATTGAATTTCTTGATCAAGAGCCTCACCATCTGTCAGGCGGGCAAAAACAACGGGTGGCAATTGCAGGTATCATTGCTCTCAGGCCGTCAATTATGATTCTTGATGAAGCGACCTCCATGCTTGACCCGCGCGGCCGCCTTGAAGTGATCAATACCGTCCGCTCCCTTAACGATGAAGGCGCCATTACAGTCATTTCCATCACTCATGACCTGGAAGAGGCAGCGAAAGCGGACCGCGTGCTTGTCATGAACCAGGGTGAAGTACATGCTGCAGGGCGTGCAGCGGATATTTTCAGCAAAGAAGAAGAGCTGACTCAAATCGGGCTTGATTTGCCTTTCAGTGTGAAACTGAGTCATGAACTGTCACGGCGCGGCATTCTCTCATCAGGCCCATATCTTTCTCAAGAGGAATTGGTGGATGCGTTATGGAAATTAAAATCACAAACCTAG
- a CDS encoding energy-coupling factor ABC transporter ATP-binding protein codes for MEIKITNLEHRYMPRTPFERLALHDVTTHIDSGTFLAVIGHTGSGKSTLVQHLNGLLKPTSGEIRIGETVITADKKDKSLKPLRKKAGIVFQYPEHQLFEETVEKDVMFGPRNFGVPEEKARKKARETVLMLGLPEDVLQKSPFDLSGGQMRRVAIAGVLAMEPEILILDEPTAGLDPKGRHEIMDMFSMLHKQRGLTTILVTHSMEDAARYADEIAVMDKGTLVARGAPQEIFSNPEQLIGLGLDVPETTRFAMELEEKFGTRLSYDRFTLKETADLIESLMRGGDPS; via the coding sequence ATGGAAATTAAAATCACAAACCTAGAGCACCGCTACATGCCGCGCACGCCCTTTGAACGGCTCGCACTCCATGACGTGACAACACATATCGATTCAGGCACTTTCCTGGCGGTGATCGGCCATACCGGTTCGGGAAAGTCGACACTCGTCCAGCACTTGAACGGCCTGCTCAAACCGACATCAGGCGAAATCCGTATCGGTGAAACCGTCATCACGGCAGATAAAAAGGATAAAAGCTTGAAACCATTGCGGAAAAAGGCCGGCATTGTCTTCCAATATCCCGAACACCAGCTGTTTGAGGAAACGGTGGAAAAAGATGTGATGTTCGGTCCGCGGAATTTCGGTGTCCCTGAGGAGAAAGCTCGGAAAAAGGCACGGGAAACCGTCTTGATGCTTGGGCTCCCGGAAGATGTTCTGCAGAAGTCACCCTTTGACTTGAGCGGAGGTCAGATGCGACGTGTAGCCATAGCCGGTGTGCTGGCAATGGAGCCGGAGATTCTGATTCTCGATGAACCGACAGCCGGCCTGGACCCAAAAGGACGCCATGAAATCATGGATATGTTTTCCATGCTGCATAAACAGCGAGGGCTGACAACTATCCTTGTTACGCACAGCATGGAGGATGCTGCCCGCTATGCCGATGAAATCGCCGTGATGGATAAAGGCACGCTCGTTGCCAGAGGGGCGCCTCAGGAGATTTTTTCAAATCCCGAACAATTAATCGGCCTTGGCCTTGATGTTCCGGAGACGACCCGGTTTGCAATGGAACTGGAAGAAAAATTCGGCACCCGGCTTTCATATGACCGTTTTACGCTTAAGGAAACCGCAGATCTCATTGAATCGCTCATGAGAGGGGGCGATCCTTCATGA